The following proteins come from a genomic window of Brevibacillus antibioticus:
- a CDS encoding molybdopterin-containing oxidoreductase family protein, producing the protein MTYTTQENGVFPAVCSLDCPDQCGLLLHKKEGKIVKIEGDPNHPVTKGNICNKVRNMTERIYDPKRLTYPLKRIGKKGSGEFVRISWEEAITTITERWRTLIDADGPESILPYSFYGNMGRISVEGMDRRFFYRMGASQLDRTICNSAGAVGYSYTMGGAFGTDPEDTVTTKLFIMWGINTVSTNMHQVVFAEQARKNGAKIVVIDVHKNQTGRWADWFIPILPGTDTALALGIMHVLFAENLVDSAFMEKYTVGHEELREHVRTYDPTTVSAITGVPVDDIYKLARMYGMTSPSFIRIGNGIQHHDNGGMCVRTIACLPALTGQWLVKGGGANKGNKGFLEHNKLAVQRPDLLADKQTRVINMNELGKALLDTEPPVKSLFVYTSNPAIVAPEGNKVRQGLAREDLFTVVHDLFLTETALYADIVLPATSSYENTDFYTSYWHHYIQLQQPVIAPFGESKSNTDVFRLLAAAMGYDEPAFQDSDAEMVRQALQGHGNPHLEGITYETLVEKQYAKANMEPFFLEHLPTPSGKIELYSQAMAKRGLPPLPTYTPLVNDGDFPYLFVPGPNHNYLNSTFSNNEKHKKMEKIPRLHMHVADASALDICDGDTVRIWNERGECELVAAVGENVLSGVVVSQGLWADNEGPKHYVNALTPDRIADMGGGATFFSGRVDVEKIIR; encoded by the coding sequence ATGACTTATACGACCCAGGAAAACGGTGTTTTTCCAGCAGTCTGTTCACTTGATTGCCCGGACCAATGTGGATTGCTCCTTCATAAAAAAGAGGGGAAAATCGTCAAAATCGAAGGGGACCCGAACCATCCGGTGACGAAGGGGAATATTTGCAACAAAGTCCGCAACATGACAGAGCGCATTTACGATCCCAAGAGACTCACGTATCCGTTAAAGCGTATTGGCAAAAAAGGGAGCGGGGAGTTTGTTCGAATCAGTTGGGAGGAAGCCATCACTACCATAACCGAACGCTGGCGTACCTTAATCGACGCAGACGGTCCCGAGAGCATTTTGCCTTACAGCTTTTACGGAAACATGGGGCGGATTAGTGTGGAAGGAATGGATCGCCGTTTTTTCTATCGAATGGGGGCCAGTCAGCTTGACCGTACGATATGCAATAGTGCAGGGGCGGTAGGGTACAGCTACACGATGGGTGGAGCTTTTGGAACCGATCCGGAAGACACCGTTACTACCAAGTTGTTCATCATGTGGGGGATCAATACGGTTAGCACCAACATGCATCAAGTGGTGTTTGCGGAACAGGCTCGAAAAAATGGGGCGAAAATCGTCGTGATTGATGTCCATAAAAATCAGACGGGTCGATGGGCTGATTGGTTTATCCCAATTTTGCCTGGAACTGACACGGCTTTGGCTTTGGGCATCATGCATGTACTTTTTGCTGAAAACTTGGTAGATTCAGCCTTTATGGAGAAGTATACGGTAGGACATGAAGAGCTGCGGGAGCATGTACGTACCTACGATCCTACTACCGTATCCGCCATAACGGGTGTCCCTGTCGACGATATTTACAAATTGGCGAGAATGTATGGCATGACATCCCCCTCTTTTATTCGCATTGGAAATGGCATTCAGCATCACGACAATGGTGGAATGTGTGTAAGAACCATTGCTTGTCTTCCGGCCCTGACAGGGCAGTGGCTTGTCAAAGGCGGTGGGGCCAATAAAGGGAATAAAGGTTTCCTGGAGCACAACAAGCTTGCCGTGCAGCGACCAGATTTGCTGGCTGATAAACAGACGAGAGTCATCAACATGAATGAACTAGGAAAAGCGTTGCTCGATACAGAGCCGCCGGTGAAATCGCTCTTTGTCTATACGAGCAATCCAGCCATTGTCGCACCAGAAGGAAACAAAGTGCGGCAAGGCTTGGCGAGAGAGGACTTGTTCACGGTCGTACACGACTTATTTTTGACGGAGACGGCTCTTTATGCCGATATCGTTTTACCAGCGACGTCTTCCTATGAAAATACGGATTTTTACACGTCGTATTGGCATCATTACATTCAACTTCAGCAACCGGTGATTGCCCCATTTGGGGAGAGCAAGTCCAATACGGATGTTTTCCGCTTGCTGGCTGCTGCCATGGGATATGACGAACCTGCTTTTCAAGACAGTGATGCAGAAATGGTCAGACAGGCGTTACAGGGGCATGGTAATCCCCATTTGGAAGGAATCACGTATGAAACGTTGGTCGAAAAACAATATGCAAAAGCCAATATGGAACCTTTCTTTTTGGAACACCTTCCCACGCCAAGTGGTAAAATTGAGCTTTACTCGCAAGCAATGGCCAAACGAGGGCTGCCTCCGTTACCGACGTATACGCCTTTGGTGAATGATGGGGATTTCCCATATTTATTTGTCCCGGGGCCCAATCACAATTATTTGAACTCCACGTTCTCGAATAATGAAAAACATAAGAAGATGGAAAAAATACCTCGTTTACACATGCATGTGGCGGATGCTAGTGCTCTAGACATTTGTGATGGAGATACAGTCCGCATATGGAATGAGCGGGGAGAGTGCGAGCTCGTGGCAGCAGTTGGCGAAAATGTTCTCTCGGGCGTCGTAGTGAGTCAAGGCTTATGGGCAGACAATGAAGGTCCAAAGCATTATGTAAATGCCCTCACACCCGATCGAATCGCGGATATGGGTGGAGGAGCGACGTTTTTCTCTGGACGTGTTGATGTGGAAAAGATCATTCGATAA
- a CDS encoding DUF418 domain-containing protein, which translates to MSVLPPMKTAETKKRAVSLDLARGAMLLLIALAHAPLYLYALEPGIIHRVESQNFFDQVVNLFGMFIIDNRARPMFAVLFGYGLVLAFHSQITKGKREKDALQVVRRRSWYLIVFGAVLAVIIGGQDILMAYGIAGLLVSWLLTREIKTLIRTFIIITLFYIIVNPIVWGFMMQSIGDYGFPPEVLATDTYLSTMMYSLISFPFIPILIHSMFPILPSVLLGMWIANYQLLTKPEQQLRTLSFLTTIGLAVSLLGAVPLSLIGNIWNPPFFLAGFVYGFHILTGIAGGLAYAALFGIMGAKVKKVGPFLRSLMALGKRSLTFYVWNEAMLVLFLSPVALDLGGRVSNGMAALVAVGIWSLSLLLATILERQKLNGPLEFAMRRLVYKNKNH; encoded by the coding sequence ATGTCCGTTTTACCTCCTATGAAAACGGCGGAGACAAAAAAACGTGCCGTTTCATTAGATCTAGCCAGAGGCGCTATGTTACTACTTATTGCACTCGCGCATGCCCCGCTGTATCTGTACGCTTTGGAACCTGGGATCATTCACAGAGTGGAAAGTCAGAATTTCTTTGATCAAGTTGTGAATCTTTTTGGTATGTTCATCATTGATAACAGAGCGAGACCGATGTTTGCCGTTTTATTCGGATATGGTTTGGTACTGGCTTTTCATAGTCAAATTACGAAAGGAAAAAGAGAAAAAGATGCCTTACAGGTGGTCCGGAGGCGTTCCTGGTATTTGATCGTATTTGGAGCAGTTTTAGCGGTGATCATTGGCGGTCAAGATATTTTAATGGCCTACGGGATAGCTGGACTTCTCGTTAGTTGGCTGTTAACACGTGAAATCAAGACGCTGATCCGAACCTTTATAATTATCACGTTATTCTACATCATCGTGAATCCGATAGTATGGGGCTTCATGATGCAATCCATCGGAGATTATGGGTTTCCGCCGGAGGTTTTAGCTACAGACACCTATCTTAGCACAATGATGTATAGTTTGATTTCTTTTCCATTTATCCCGATTTTGATTCATAGCATGTTCCCGATTCTTCCTTCCGTTTTGCTCGGAATGTGGATTGCCAACTATCAATTATTAACCAAGCCAGAGCAACAGTTACGAACACTTTCTTTCCTAACAACGATTGGCTTAGCTGTTTCTTTACTAGGAGCAGTGCCTTTAAGCCTTATTGGGAACATATGGAACCCTCCTTTTTTTCTCGCTGGCTTCGTTTATGGATTCCACATTCTAACCGGAATTGCTGGAGGATTAGCCTATGCGGCGCTCTTTGGAATCATGGGGGCAAAGGTAAAAAAAGTAGGGCCTTTCCTCCGGTCACTTATGGCTTTAGGGAAGCGTTCCTTAACATTCTATGTATGGAATGAGGCGATGCTGGTTTTATTCTTGTCACCAGTAGCACTTGATTTAGGGGGACGTGTTAGTAACGGAATGGCTGCTTTGGTTGCCGTGGGTATTTGGAGTCTGTCTCTGCTATTGGCCACGATTTTAGAAAGACAGAAGCTGAACGGCCCATTAGAATTCGCAATGAGACGATTGGTATATAAAAATAAAAATCATTAA
- a CDS encoding TetR/AcrR family transcriptional regulator has product MTDSFIAEARREQIVLACIDTLEEVGYHNLSLTKVAKKARISTGLISYHFHDKLDLMNHTLLFLVAKQLDFIRRNVGLSHSATKKLEAFIEAHLAYQETHYKHTIALIEIVFTARNENGVPYYRMEDEQEEDGLRKMVIDILEEGQQNGEFTSSFQTEIVASFIIGAIEERMLKPNSSIPMEQYAVELVKMVKKLIV; this is encoded by the coding sequence ATGACTGATTCTTTTATTGCCGAGGCTAGAAGAGAGCAGATTGTACTTGCTTGTATTGATACATTGGAAGAGGTTGGTTATCACAACTTAAGCCTAACGAAAGTAGCAAAAAAAGCCAGGATAAGCACTGGGCTTATTTCTTATCACTTTCATGACAAGCTTGATCTAATGAATCATACCTTACTGTTTCTGGTAGCGAAGCAACTTGATTTTATTCGTAGGAACGTTGGGTTATCACATTCTGCAACGAAAAAACTGGAAGCTTTTATAGAGGCACATCTGGCTTATCAAGAAACCCATTACAAACATACGATTGCCTTGATTGAGATTGTCTTTACTGCTCGGAATGAAAATGGGGTGCCTTATTACAGAATGGAAGACGAACAGGAGGAGGACGGACTTAGAAAGATGGTAATAGATATTCTCGAGGAAGGCCAACAGAATGGGGAGTTTACTTCCTCCTTTCAAACGGAAATAGTCGCATCCTTTATTATCGGGGCGATCGAGGAAAGAATGCTTAAACCGAATTCATCTATACCCATGGAGCAATATGCGGTTGAGCTCGTAAAAATGGTGAAGAAGCTCATTGTCTAA